The Allorhizobium ampelinum S4 genome has a segment encoding these proteins:
- a CDS encoding Zn-dependent hydrolase → MQSVPSIDRTKLQADFDALAALTEPGRPWTRRSFTPLFLEGRAYLKTRFEEEGLSVRLDAAGNLIGRWEGAQRHAPVLMTGSHSDTVPSGGRFDGVAGVLSGLAAIRALRLAGYRPQHPIELVDFLAEEPSDWGLSCIGSRGMAGALTDHHLALLGPNDEPLREAIDRIGGNVSQLSSARRDDIFSYLEIHIEQGPVLEAKHIPIGVVTAIAGIGRVKVRFEGIAGHAGTSPMDMRADAALAMARFALAVRDAACAMQGKGHFTATIGVLTIEPGGANVVPGASEAIVDIRAEDDGMMDSFIEALEGLANKAATDEKCQVALFERLSKTRAVACDSSLRVVLESAASDLNLPTLSLASGAGHDAAFMAQVTKSAMIFVPSRDGKSHTPDEWTDNEAIALAADVLVRALVHLDSNTP, encoded by the coding sequence ATGCAATCCGTCCCCAGCATTGACCGCACAAAGCTGCAAGCCGATTTCGATGCGCTGGCAGCCCTGACAGAGCCGGGCCGCCCTTGGACACGCCGCTCTTTCACGCCCCTGTTTCTGGAAGGCCGCGCTTATCTCAAAACCCGCTTTGAGGAGGAAGGTCTGAGTGTTCGTCTGGATGCCGCTGGCAATCTGATTGGACGATGGGAGGGCGCTCAACGTCATGCGCCCGTGTTGATGACTGGCTCGCACAGCGACACCGTGCCCAGCGGCGGACGGTTCGATGGTGTAGCGGGTGTTCTATCCGGCCTTGCCGCCATTCGGGCGCTGCGGCTTGCCGGTTATAGGCCGCAACACCCCATTGAACTGGTTGATTTTCTTGCCGAAGAACCAAGTGATTGGGGCCTGTCCTGCATCGGCAGCCGTGGTATGGCGGGGGCCTTGACCGACCATCATCTTGCTTTGCTTGGACCCAATGACGAACCATTGCGCGAGGCGATAGACCGGATTGGCGGCAATGTCTCACAGCTTTCCAGCGCTCGCCGCGATGACATTTTTAGCTATCTGGAAATCCACATCGAGCAAGGGCCGGTGCTGGAGGCAAAGCACATCCCGATTGGCGTTGTGACTGCCATTGCCGGTATTGGTCGCGTTAAAGTGCGGTTCGAGGGCATCGCGGGCCATGCCGGCACCTCGCCCATGGATATGCGGGCGGATGCGGCTTTGGCCATGGCGCGGTTTGCGCTCGCAGTTCGCGATGCCGCTTGTGCCATGCAGGGCAAAGGGCATTTTACCGCCACCATCGGCGTGCTCACCATTGAGCCGGGCGGGGCCAATGTGGTGCCGGGCGCATCCGAGGCCATCGTTGATATCCGCGCCGAAGACGATGGCATGATGGATAGTTTCATTGAGGCGCTGGAGGGATTGGCCAACAAGGCGGCTACTGATGAAAAATGCCAGGTTGCACTGTTTGAACGCTTGAGCAAGACGCGGGCCGTTGCCTGTGATTCCTCCCTTCGAGTGGTTTTGGAAAGTGCTGCCAGCGATCTCAATTTACCCACCCTGTCTCTTGCCTCCGGCGCTGGCCATGATGCGGCGTTCATGGCTCAGGTCACCAAATCAGCAATGATCTTTGTGCCGTCTCGCGATGGCAAAAGCCACACGCCGGATGAGTGGACGGATAACGAAGCCATCGCGCTTGCCGCCGATGTGCTCGTTCGCGCCCTTGTCCATCTGGATAGCAACACGCCTTAG
- the hutH gene encoding histidine ammonia-lyase, producing MTTIILDGDSLTIKQTVQIARENAQVEIAAAARAEIIKKRAYIEENWLTENAPPTYGFNTGVGKLKDYKINQADNEQFQLNIVLSHCSGIGKPASEEIVRAMMAVRINAFCVGVSGLRIEVVDRLVQMLNSGVHPVVPIQGSVGASGDLAPLAHMVSVLIGYEDAEAIYKGERMSAPKALELAGISPVSFELKAKDCLALINGNSLCAGMGALTLHDAEELMKTADAIGALSLEAIRGEQAAFDARIHEVRKQPGQILTAENIRRMVEGSRRASESARAVHLEDDILHPTYHPRVQDQYSFRCLPQVHGSCRDQLEHAKTVLTRELNAATDNPLVFWNENGALEFLSGGNFHCEPIAFAMDLLAIALIEIGNISERRLFALCDTTLNYGLPPNLAGKPIGLNYGYGIISTAAAAVASENKTLAFPSVADTIPTKSSQEDHVSMAAWSCRKAQQVLDNLPKIIGVECLLATKAIFLTRHALGSFKLGRGTQPLYDALAAVIPLQDGDGYMQKQIKPAFAMVTEGKVLNVVETAIGPLR from the coding sequence ATGACAACGATCATACTGGACGGCGACAGCCTCACCATCAAGCAAACGGTGCAGATTGCCCGCGAAAACGCGCAGGTCGAGATTGCAGCGGCAGCACGGGCCGAAATCATCAAAAAGCGCGCCTATATCGAAGAAAACTGGCTGACGGAAAATGCGCCACCGACCTACGGCTTCAACACCGGCGTCGGCAAGCTCAAGGATTACAAGATCAATCAGGCCGATAATGAGCAGTTTCAGCTCAATATCGTGCTGTCACACTGCTCCGGCATTGGCAAACCGGCATCTGAGGAAATCGTTCGTGCCATGATGGCCGTGCGCATCAATGCCTTTTGTGTTGGTGTTTCGGGCCTTCGTATCGAGGTGGTTGATCGTCTGGTACAGATGCTCAACAGCGGCGTTCATCCGGTGGTGCCAATCCAAGGCTCTGTTGGTGCCTCCGGCGACTTGGCTCCACTCGCCCATATGGTGTCTGTGCTAATTGGTTATGAGGATGCAGAGGCCATCTACAAGGGGGAGCGCATGTCCGCTCCAAAGGCGCTTGAACTGGCAGGCATCAGCCCGGTATCTTTTGAGCTGAAGGCCAAGGATTGCCTGGCGCTCATCAATGGCAACAGTCTGTGTGCAGGCATGGGCGCTTTGACACTGCATGATGCTGAAGAGTTGATGAAAACAGCAGATGCGATTGGTGCTCTCAGCCTTGAAGCCATCCGGGGTGAACAGGCGGCGTTTGATGCTCGTATTCACGAAGTGCGCAAACAACCGGGCCAAATCCTGACAGCTGAAAACATCCGCCGTATGGTTGAAGGCTCACGCCGCGCCTCAGAGTCCGCCCGCGCCGTTCATCTCGAAGATGATATCCTGCACCCAACCTATCACCCACGCGTACAGGACCAATATTCCTTCCGCTGCCTGCCGCAAGTGCATGGCAGCTGCCGCGATCAGCTTGAACATGCCAAGACAGTGCTGACGCGTGAATTGAATGCGGCTACCGACAATCCGCTGGTGTTCTGGAATGAAAATGGCGCACTGGAATTCCTCTCTGGCGGCAATTTCCATTGTGAGCCGATTGCCTTTGCCATGGATCTGCTGGCCATTGCCCTAATTGAAATCGGCAATATCTCCGAGCGGCGGTTGTTTGCCCTGTGCGACACCACGCTGAATTACGGTCTGCCGCCCAACCTTGCTGGCAAGCCCATCGGACTTAACTACGGCTACGGCATTATTTCCACCGCCGCCGCCGCCGTGGCGTCTGAAAACAAGACGCTGGCCTTCCCATCTGTCGCCGATACCATCCCCACCAAGAGCAGTCAGGAAGACCATGTTTCCATGGCGGCTTGGTCGTGCCGCAAGGCGCAGCAGGTGCTGGATAATCTGCCAAAAATCATCGGCGTTGAGTGCTTGCTGGCCACCAAGGCAATTTTCCTCACCCGCCATGCACTGGGCAGCTTCAAACTCGGACGTGGCACACAACCACTTTATGACGCGCTGGCCGCCGTCATCCCGCTGCAGGATGGAGATGGCTATATGCAAAAGCAGATCAAACCCGCTTTTGCCATGGTCACCGAAGGCAAGGTTCTGAATGTGGTCGAAACCGCCATTGGCCCTCTTCGCTGA